A window of the Echeneis naucrates chromosome 3, fEcheNa1.1, whole genome shotgun sequence genome harbors these coding sequences:
- the LOC115041508 gene encoding zinc finger protein 395-like yields the protein MLPRSRLGKRSPLGALVSPTCPPPGAPTTNQDTGTTAATLAGEQPTSGVKGHLGLKVYFQRGGEAGPDQLDFLQADLSAWSSSHPSLSSSSSSSSVPQSRSVSSCIDVPRSQRCPQEVDMDELMAAMVLSSLSCSPLLHSAAQPDTTASPMDCGSGSGGGGGDLSDSCSSGYWSVGHANGSPVPSPPITEGDTSPTTPSDEGLDMELEQVLFDEPAPRKRRNSVKVAYRCLWPTCGKVLTTVVGIKRHIRTTHLCRGGEHERCSRSEEDFYYTEVIQRDHHHQQQQRLSPPHSLHCGPAPSSTSPSPPPLSPPSTPSPTCGVLSRSAPSSGSFQQVQSEHSYQALPPSHVISAAVPVSTWTAPPTNCHRQGLSFRVRSVSVGEQWLQHPSSPCRRIRGEAKKCRKVYGIEHRDQWCTACRWKKACQRFLD from the exons ATGTTACCCAGGTCTCGGCTGGGGAAACGCTCTCCGCTTGGCGCCTTGGTGAGCCCCACCTGCCCGCCGCCCGGAGCACCGACCACAAACCAAGATACTGGCACCACCGCGGCAACCCTAGCAGGAGAACAGCCCACGAGCGGGGTTAAAGGTCACCTCGGACTGAAG gtGTATTTTCAGCGTGGCGGTGAAGCCGGTCCAGATCAGCTGGACTTCCTGCAGGCGGATCTCTCTGCCTGGTCTTCATCACATCCCTCCTtgtcctcctcgtcctcctcgtcCTCAGTGCCACAGTCCAGATCCGTCTCCTCCTGCATCGACGTCCCCAGGAG CCAGAGGTGTCCACAGGAAGTAGACATGGATGAGCTGATGGCGGCGATGGTGCTCAGCAGTTTGTCCTGCAGCCCCCTGCTGCACAGCGCTGCACAGCCAGACACAACAG CTTCCCCGATGGACTGTGGAAGCGGCAgtggcggcggcggtggcgacctttcagacagctgcagcagcggcTACTGGAGTGTTGGCCATGCCAATGGAAGCCCAGTCCCCTCTCCACCAATCACAGAGGGCGACACCAGCCCGACCACGCCCTCCGACGAAGGCCTGGACATGGAGCTGGAGCAGGTGCTGTTTGATGAGCCTGCGCCACGGAAACGCAGG aaCTCGGTGAAGGTGGCGTACAGGTGTCTGTGGCCCACCTGCGGGAAGGTGCTGACGACAGTGGTGGGAATCAAACGGCACATCAGGACGACACACCTGTG ccGTGGTGGTGAACATGAGCGTTGTTCTCGCAGTGAGGAGGATTTTTACTACACTGAGGTCATCCAGagagatcatcatcatcagcagcagcagcgtctgTCGCCTCCACATTCCCTCCActgtggccccgccccctcctccacATCTCCTAgcccccctcctctgtctcccccaTCTACCCCATCTCCAACCTGTGGTGTTCTCAGTCGCTCCGCCCCTTCCTCTGGCAGCTTCCAGCAGGTCCAATCAGAGCACTCCTACCAG gCGCTGCCCCCCAGTCATGTGATCTCAGCAGCAGTTCCTGTTTCCACCTGGACAGCCCCGCCCACCAACTGCCACAGACAG ggTTTGTCGTTCCGGGTTCGTTCAGTCAGTGTAGGAGAGCAGTGGCTGCAGCACCCGAGCTCCCCCTGCAG GAGGATTCGTGGCGAAGCCAAGAAATGTCGTAAAGTTTACGGCATCGAACACAGAGACCAGTGGTGCACGGCCTGCCGCTGGAAGAAAGCCTGCCAACGCTTCCTGGActga
- the LOC115041509 gene encoding transcription initiation factor IIA subunit 2, which produces MAYQLYRNTTLGNSLQESLDELIQTQQITPQLALQVLLQFDKAINTALANRVRNRVNFRGSLNTYRFCDNVWTFVLNDVEFREVTDLVKVDKVKIVACDGKSESTQNKSDK; this is translated from the exons ATGGCCTACCAGCTGTACAGGAACACCACTCTGGGAAACAGCCTGCAGGAGAGTCTGGACGAGCTCATCCAG actcAGCAGATCACCCCTCAGCTGGCTCTTCAAGTCCTCCTCCAGTTCGACAAAGCCATCAACACAGCACTCGCCAACAGAGTCCGCAACAGAGTCAACTTCAGG GGATCTCTGAACACCTACAGATTCTGTGACAACGTGTGGACGTTTGTCCTGAACGACGTGGAGTTCAGGGAGGTCACTGACCTGGTGAAGGTGGACAAGGTCAAGATCGTCGCCTGCGATGGAAAGAGCGAGTCAACCCAGAACAAAAGTGATAAATG A